Proteins from a genomic interval of Helicobacter pylori Shi112:
- the nadC gene encoding carboxylating nicotinate-nucleotide diphosphorylase — protein MEIKTFLECALKEDLGHGDLFERVLEKDFKATAFVRAKQEGVFSGEKYALELLEMTGIECVQTIKDKERFKPKDTLMEIRGDFSMLLKVERTLLNLLQHSSGIATLTSRFVKALNSHEVRLLDTRKTRPLLRIFEKYSVLNGGASNHRLGLDDALMLKDTHLKHVKDLKSFLTHARKNLPFTAKIEIECESFEEAKNAMNAGADIVMCDNMSVLETKEIAAYRDMHYPFVLLEASGNISLESINAYAKSGVDAISVGALIHQATFIDMHMKMA, from the coding sequence ATGGAAATTAAAACCTTTTTAGAATGCGCTTTAAAAGAAGATTTAGGGCATGGGGATTTGTTTGAAAGGGTGTTAGAAAAAGACTTTAAAGCCACAGCCTTTGTTAGGGCTAAACAAGAGGGCGTGTTTTCAGGCGAAAAATACGCTTTAGAGTTGTTGGAAATGACTGGCATTGAATGCGTTCAAACGATTAAGGATAAAGAACGCTTCAAGCCTAAAGACACTTTAATGGAGATTAGGGGGGATTTTAGCATGCTTTTAAAGGTTGAACGCACCCTTTTAAACCTTTTGCAACACAGCAGCGGGATCGCTACTTTAACGAGTCGTTTTGTGAAAGCCCTAAACTCCCATGAAGTGCGTTTGTTGGACACACGAAAAACCAGACCCCTTTTAAGGATCTTTGAAAAATATTCCGTGCTTAATGGGGGAGCGAGCAACCACCGCTTAGGGCTAGATGACGCTTTAATGCTTAAAGACACGCATTTAAAGCATGTCAAAGATCTCAAAAGCTTTTTAACGCATGCCAGAAAAAACTTGCCTTTCACGGCTAAAATTGAAATTGAATGCGAAAGCTTTGAAGAGGCCAAAAACGCCATGAATGCGGGGGCGGATATTGTGATGTGCGATAACATGAGCGTTTTAGAAACTAAAGAAATTGCCGCTTATAGAGATATGCATTATCCCTTTGTTTTATTGGAAGCGAGCGGGAATATTTCACTAGAGAGCATCAACGCTTACGCTAAAAGCGGTGTGGA
- a CDS encoding replicative DNA helicase has protein sequence MDHLKHLQQLQNMERIVLSGIVLANHKIEEVHSVLEPSDFYYPPNGLFFEIALKLHEENCPIDENFIRQKMPKDKQIKEEDLVAIFAASPIDNIEAYVEEIKNASIKRKLFGLANTIREQALESAQKSSDILGAVEREVYALLNGSTIEGFRDIKEVLESTMDLIVENQRKGSLEVTGIPTGFVQLDNYTSGFNKGSLVIIGARPSMGKTSLMMNMVLSALHDDRGVAVFSLEMSAEQLALRALSDLTSINMHDLESARLDDDQWENLAKCYDHLSCKKLFFYDKSHVRIEQIRLQLRKLKSQHKELGIAFIDYLQLMSGNKATKERHEQIAEISRELKTLARELEIPIIALVQLNRSLENREDKRPILSDIKDSGGIEQDADIVLFLYRGYIYQMRAEDNKIDKLKKEGKIEEAQELRLKVDEERRIHKQNGSIEEAEIIVAKNRNGATGTVYTRFNAPLTRYEDMPMDSHLEENQETKMDFDIVTT, from the coding sequence ATGGATCATTTAAAGCATTTGCAGCAATTGCAAAATATGGAAAGGATCGTGCTTTCAGGTATTGTGTTGGCCAATCATAAGATTGAAGAGGTTCATAGCGTTTTAGAGCCTAGCGATTTTTACTACCCGCCTAACGGCTTGTTTTTTGAAATCGCTTTAAAACTGCATGAAGAAAATTGCCCCATTGATGAGAATTTTATCCGCCAAAAAATGCCTAAAGACAAGCAAATCAAAGAAGAAGATCTGGTCGCTATTTTTGCGGCAAGCCCCATAGACAATATTGAAGCCTATGTTGAAGAGATTAAAAACGCTTCCATTAAACGAAAACTTTTTGGCTTGGCTAACACCATTAGAGAGCAAGCCCTAGAAAGCGCGCAAAAATCCAGCGATATTTTAGGCGCTGTGGAGCGAGAAGTTTATGCGTTATTGAACGGCAGCACGATAGAAGGCTTTAGGGATATTAAAGAAGTGCTTGAAAGCACGATGGATCTTATTGTAGAAAACCAAAGAAAGGGGAGTTTGGAAGTTACTGGCATACCGACTGGCTTTGTCCAGTTGGATAATTATACGAGCGGTTTTAATAAGGGGAGTTTAGTCATTATAGGGGCAAGGCCGTCTATGGGTAAAACCAGTTTGATGATGAACATGGTCTTAAGCGCGCTCCATGACGATAGAGGGGTAGCGGTTTTTAGTTTAGAAATGTCTGCGGAGCAACTCGCTTTAAGGGCGTTATCGGATCTCACTTCTATTAACATGCATGATTTAGAAAGCGCAAGGCTTGATGATGATCAATGGGAAAATTTGGCCAAATGCTACGATCACCTTTCTTGCAAAAAACTCTTTTTCTACGATAAAAGTCATGTGAGGATAGAGCAAATCCGCTTGCAACTACGAAAGCTTAAATCCCAACACAAGGAACTAGGTATCGCTTTTATTGATTATTTGCAACTCATGTCAGGGAATAAAGCCACTAAAGAACGCCATGAACAAATCGCTGAAATTTCAAGGGAGCTTAAAACTTTAGCCAGAGAATTAGAAATCCCTATCATAGCGTTAGTGCAACTCAACCGCAGCCTGGAAAACCGAGAAGATAAACGGCCCATTCTTTCTGACATTAAAGACAGCGGAGGGATTGAACAAGACGCTGACATTGTTTTATTTTTATATAGAGGCTATATCTATCAAATGAGGGCTGAAGACAACAAAATAGACAAACTCAAAAAAGAAGGCAAAATTGAAGAGGCGCAAGAGTTGCGCCTAAAAGTTGATGAAGAAAGGCGTATCCACAAGCAAAATGGCAGTATTGAAGAGGCTGAAATCATTGTGGCTAAAAACAGGAATGGGGCTACAGGAACGGTTTATACGCGCTTTAACGCTCCTTTAACGCGATATGAAGACATGCCTATGGATTCTCATTTAGAAGAAAACCAAGAAACTAAAATGGATTTTGATATAGTTACAACTTGA
- the crdR gene encoding copper response regulator transcription factor CrdR gives MQKKIFLLEDDYLLSESVKEFLEHLGYEVFCAFNGKEAYERLSVERFNLLLLDVQVPEMNSLELFRRIKNDFLISTPVIFITALQDNATLKNAFNLGASDYLKKPFDLDELEARIKRFFNDDPIEIMPNIFYHQHSLNIKGKKEILAPKTAQLLEYFLEHKGQIISSQALENNLWEQAIDDSTLRTYIKVLRKLLGKNCIETHKGVGYRFNPL, from the coding sequence ATGCAAAAAAAGATTTTTTTACTAGAAGACGATTACCTTTTAAGCGAGAGCGTTAAGGAGTTTTTGGAGCATTTGGGCTATGAAGTGTTTTGCGCTTTTAACGGGAAAGAAGCTTATGAAAGGCTCTCTGTTGAGCGCTTCAACCTCTTGCTTTTAGATGTGCAAGTGCCTGAAATGAATAGCTTGGAATTGTTCAGGCGCATCAAAAACGATTTTTTAATCTCTACGCCTGTGATTTTTATTACCGCCTTACAGGATAACGCTACCTTAAAAAACGCTTTTAATTTAGGAGCGAGCGATTATTTGAAAAAGCCTTTTGATTTGGACGAATTAGAAGCGCGCATTAAAAGGTTTTTCAATGATGATCCCATAGAAATCATGCCTAACATTTTTTATCACCAGCACTCTTTGAATATTAAAGGGAAAAAGGAAATCCTAGCGCCCAAAACCGCCCAACTTTTAGAATACTTTTTAGAGCATAAGGGGCAAATCATTAGCTCTCAAGCGTTAGAAAATAATTTATGGGAGCAAGCTATTGATGATTCCACCTTGCGCACTTACATTAAAGTGTTGCGCAAGCTTTTAGGTAAAAATTGCATAGAAACGCATAAGGGGGTGGGCTATCGCTTTAACCCACTATGA
- a CDS encoding DUF6115 domain-containing protein has translation MLSSNDLFMVVLGAILLVLVCLVGYLYLKEKEFYHKMRRLEKTLDESYQENYIYSKRLKELEGRLEGISLEKSAKEDGSLRTTLSHLYNQLQEIQKSMDKERDYLEEKIIILENKFKDMGHYAASDKINEKQVLKMYQEGYSVDSISKEFKVSKGEVEFVLNMAGLK, from the coding sequence ATGTTATCTTCTAATGATTTGTTTATGGTCGTTTTAGGGGCGATTTTATTGGTGTTGGTGTGCTTGGTGGGGTATTTGTATCTTAAAGAAAAAGAGTTTTACCATAAAATGAGGCGTTTAGAAAAAACCTTAGATGAATCCTATCAAGAAAATTATATTTATTCTAAGCGTTTGAAAGAATTAGAGGGGCGTTTGGAAGGCATTTCTTTAGAAAAAAGCGCTAAAGAGGATGGCTCATTGAGAACGACCCTTTCACACCTTTATAACCAGTTGCAAGAAATCCAAAAATCCATGGATAAAGAGCGCGATTATTTAGAAGAAAAAATCATTATTTTAGAAAACAAATTCAAAGACATGGGGCATTATGCCGCTAGCGATAAAATCAACGAAAAACAGGTTTTAAAAATGTATCAAGAAGGCTATAGCGTGGATTCTATTTCTAAAGAATTTAAAGTGAGTAAGGGCGAGGTGGAGTTTGTATTGAACATGGCAGGGTTAAAATGA
- the crdS gene encoding copper-sensing histidine kinase CrdS, translating into MRGWAIALTHYEKKSLKLFLGTYLGSSFVLMLVISVLAFNYEKNEKIKMIRMEMDKMASKIASEVVALHMQTHGDYQNALNALISRYKDASIALFDSKRRVLYSNIPESANLIKNHKEAGFFSFRGEYYLFSDETFAHLGVAKMLFKNSKPLHFSSLYRNIVLVFVIAFLCVIGVSVFLGRLFLKPIRNEITRIDHFLKNTTHELNTPMSALVLSLKTLEDNQQHRHIKIAIQRMSFLYRSLSYLVMQDIERESPMLLDLKALITKENTLFSEMIDYHKLEFKSDLVGVEFKAKEQDFISLYSNLLMNAIKYSVMHGYIHIELTHAFLKVKNLGYEIPKDKIAELSVRYARFNSSVLGYGIGLDLVKKVCEKYKMRLEIHSEPSLKGSFYENSFCVQFQG; encoded by the coding sequence ATAAGGGGGTGGGCTATCGCTTTAACCCACTATGAAAAAAAATCCCTTAAACTCTTTTTAGGGACTTATTTAGGCTCTTCGTTTGTGTTAATGCTAGTGATTAGCGTTTTAGCGTTTAACTATGAAAAAAACGAAAAAATCAAAATGATACGCATGGAAATGGACAAAATGGCTTCTAAGATCGCTAGTGAAGTGGTCGCCTTGCATATGCAAACGCATGGGGATTATCAAAACGCTTTAAACGCTCTGATTTCACGCTATAAAGACGCTTCCATAGCCCTTTTTGATAGCAAGAGGCGTGTTTTGTATTCTAATATCCCTGAAAGCGCAAATTTGATTAAAAACCATAAAGAAGCGGGATTTTTTAGTTTTAGGGGAGAGTATTACCTGTTTAGCGATGAAACTTTCGCTCACTTAGGCGTGGCTAAAATGCTTTTTAAAAATTCTAAACCCCTTCATTTTTCTTCTTTGTATCGTAACATTGTTTTAGTGTTTGTCATAGCGTTTTTATGCGTGATAGGGGTTTCTGTGTTTTTGGGGCGTTTGTTTTTAAAGCCCATTAGGAATGAAATCACCCGTATTGATCATTTTTTAAAAAACACCACGCATGAATTAAACACCCCCATGAGCGCTCTAGTCTTGTCGTTAAAAACCTTAGAAGACAACCAACAACACCGCCACATTAAAATCGCCATCCAGCGCATGAGTTTTTTATACCGCTCGCTCTCGTATTTAGTGATGCAAGATATTGAGCGCGAATCCCCCATGCTTTTAGATTTAAAAGCCCTAATCACCAAAGAAAACACGCTTTTTAGCGAGATGATAGACTACCACAAGCTGGAATTTAAAAGCGATTTAGTGGGAGTGGAGTTTAAGGCTAAAGAGCAGGATTTCATTTCGCTTTATAGCAATTTGCTCATGAATGCGATCAAATACAGCGTCATGCATGGGTATATCCACATAGAGCTAACGCATGCGTTCTTGAAAGTGAAAAATTTAGGGTATGAAATCCCTAAAGACAAGATCGCAGAATTAAGCGTTCGTTATGCGCGTTTCAATTCTAGCGTTTTGGGTTATGGTATAGGGTTAGATTTAGTGAAAAAAGTGTGCGAAAAGTATAAAATGCGTTTAGAAATTCATAGCGAACCCTCTTTAAAAGGATCGTTTTATGAAAATTCGTTTTGCGTTCAATTTCAAGGATGA
- a CDS encoding ComEC/Rec2 family competence protein, with translation MKDKTFQGAFELLATPKEYLLCGVILSLLLALNLYLEYLNYQKLDFSKPTSLNAQILLQYPKTKDQKTYFVLKLQSKGMIFYTTIKEPLKNLQYRHAQFFGKIKPCSFLESMKSCFFQTYSFSLTRKQDFKSHWRGFIDSAHSSTLVGNLYRALFIGDSLNKDLRDRANALGINHLLAISGFHLGILSASVYFLFSLFYTPLQKRYFPYRNAFYDIGVLVWVFLLGYLLLLDFLPSFFRAFLMGLLGFLACFFGVRLLSFKLLILACCIAIALLPKLLFSVGFLLSVCGVWYIFLFLKHTQAFFKTSSFLMRSFQVISLSVLVFLNMLIIAHAFFPMFSPYQLFSIPLGLIFIVFFPLSLFLHAVGLGSLLDRILNMPLTIPTIFVFSPLWLLGAHLFLTILSARFFKVYLSMNVLSAGFFLYCCYQYIIMPSLIVG, from the coding sequence TTGAAGGATAAAACTTTTCAGGGGGCGTTTGAACTTCTTGCAACCCCAAAAGAATACTTGCTGTGTGGGGTTATTTTAAGCCTTTTGTTAGCGCTCAATCTTTATTTAGAATACTTGAATTACCAAAAGCTTGATTTTTCAAAACCTACAAGCCTGAACGCTCAAATCTTGTTGCAATACCCCAAAACTAAAGATCAAAAAACCTATTTTGTTTTAAAGCTCCAATCAAAGGGCATGATTTTTTACACCACCATTAAAGAGCCTTTAAAAAACCTCCAATACCGCCATGCGCAATTTTTTGGCAAAATCAAACCTTGCTCGTTCTTGGAGTCTATGAAATCATGCTTTTTCCAAACCTATTCTTTTTCTTTAACACGAAAACAAGATTTCAAATCGCATTGGCGCGGCTTCATTGATAGCGCTCATTCAAGCACTTTAGTGGGTAATTTATACCGCGCGTTATTTATAGGGGATAGCTTGAACAAAGACTTAAGAGATAGGGCTAACGCGCTAGGGATCAACCACTTACTAGCCATTAGCGGATTCCATTTAGGGATTTTGAGCGCGAGCGTGTATTTCCTTTTCTCTCTTTTTTATACCCCCTTACAAAAACGCTATTTCCCTTATAGGAACGCTTTTTATGATATAGGGGTTTTGGTGTGGGTTTTTTTGCTAGGGTATTTATTGCTATTGGATTTTTTACCCTCTTTTTTCAGGGCGTTTTTAATGGGCTTGTTAGGGTTTTTGGCATGCTTTTTTGGGGTAAGGCTTTTGAGTTTTAAACTTTTGATTTTAGCGTGCTGTATCGCTATAGCGTTACTCCCTAAATTGCTTTTTAGCGTGGGATTTTTGCTTTCTGTTTGTGGGGTGTGGTATATCTTTTTGTTTTTAAAACACACTCAAGCCTTTTTTAAAACCTCTTCTTTTTTGATGCGATCTTTTCAGGTCATAAGCTTAAGCGTGCTGGTGTTTTTGAACATGCTCATCATTGCGCATGCCTTTTTCCCTATGTTTTCGCCCTACCAGCTCTTTAGCATTCCTTTAGGCTTGATTTTTATCGTGTTTTTCCCTTTGAGTTTGTTCTTGCATGCTGTGGGTTTGGGGTCTTTGTTGGATCGTATTTTAAACATGCCTTTAACAATCCCTACGATTTTTGTTTTTTCGCCTTTATGGCTTTTGGGGGCGCATTTATTTTTAACGATTCTGAGCGCGCGTTTTTTTAAAGTTTATTTAAGCATGAATGTTTTAAGCGCGGGCTTTTTCTTGTATTGTTGCTATCAATATATTATAATGCCTAGTTTAATTGTAGGTTAG
- the mqnP gene encoding menaquinone biosynthesis prenyltransferase MqnP has translation MLKKITHQIKALSELVALEHTIFSSMFLLMAMVISSYQKNQTLFFGLETLILCFLALLGARNFAMGFNRLVDRDIDKDNPRTKNRPSVDGRISVKGMVVFSALNALLFVVVSYFINPLAFKLSLPFLIVLGGYSYFKRFSSLAHFIVGLALGLAPIAGSVAVLGDIPLWNVFLALGVMLWVAGFDLLYSLQDMEFDKERGLFSIPSQLGEKWCLNLSRLSHLVALVCWLCFVKCYHGGLFAYLGLGVSALILLYEQILVARDYKNIPKAFFVSNGYLGVVFFIFIVLDVGFKHA, from the coding sequence TTGCTTAAAAAAATCACGCATCAAATCAAAGCTTTAAGCGAATTGGTCGCTTTGGAGCATACGATATTTTCTAGCATGTTTTTACTCATGGCTATGGTCATAAGCTCCTATCAAAAAAATCAAACGCTCTTTTTTGGGTTAGAAACCTTAATCCTTTGTTTTTTAGCCTTATTAGGGGCAAGAAACTTCGCTATGGGGTTTAACCGCTTGGTGGATAGAGATATTGATAAGGATAACCCAAGGACGAAAAACCGCCCGAGCGTGGATGGTAGGATCAGCGTTAAAGGCATGGTGGTTTTTAGCGCTTTAAACGCTCTTTTATTCGTGGTGGTGAGCTATTTCATTAACCCTTTAGCTTTCAAACTTTCGTTACCTTTTTTAATCGTTTTAGGGGGGTATTCGTATTTCAAGCGTTTTTCTTCTTTGGCGCATTTTATCGTGGGTTTGGCTTTGGGTTTAGCCCCCATTGCCGGAAGTGTGGCGGTTTTAGGGGATATTCCTTTATGGAATGTTTTTTTGGCTTTAGGGGTGATGTTATGGGTGGCTGGGTTTGATTTGCTCTATTCTTTACAGGATATGGAGTTTGATAAAGAAAGGGGCTTGTTTTCCATCCCTAGCCAATTAGGGGAAAAATGGTGCTTGAATCTTTCAAGGCTCTCACACCTTGTGGCGCTTGTGTGCTGGCTTTGTTTTGTCAAATGCTATCATGGGGGGCTTTTTGCGTATTTAGGATTAGGGGTTTCAGCCTTGATTTTACTCTATGAGCAGATCTTAGTGGCTAGAGATTATAAAAACATTCCTAAAGCCTTTTTTGTGAGTAATGGCTATTTGGGGGTGGTGTTTTTTATTTTTATTGTCCTTGATGTGGGGTTCAAGCATGCATGA
- the nadA gene encoding quinolinate synthase NadA translates to MPTDNDLKTSILELLRDLDALLVAHFYQKDEIVELAHYTGDSLELAKIASQSDKNLIVFCGVHFMGESVKALAFNKQVIMPKLSCCSMARMIDSHYYDRSVHLLKEYGVKEFYPITYINSNAEVKAKVAKDGGVVCTSRNASKIFNHALKQNKKIFFLPDKCLGENLALENGLKSAILGASSKEEIKNADVVCYNGFCSVHQLFKLEDIGFYRQKYPDILIAVHPECEPSVVQNADFSGSTSQIIEFVEKLSPHQKVAIGTESNLVNRLKAKRNHQNTFILSSTLALCPTMNETTLKDLFEVLKAYKNHRAFNAIELKDEVARLAKLALTKMMELS, encoded by the coding sequence ATGCCAACTGATAACGATTTAAAAACTTCTATTTTAGAATTGTTGCGCGATTTAGACGCGCTTTTGGTGGCTCATTTTTATCAAAAAGATGAGATTGTGGAGTTGGCCCATTATACAGGCGATAGCCTGGAGTTAGCTAAAATCGCAAGCCAAAGCGATAAAAACCTCATCGTGTTTTGCGGGGTGCATTTTATGGGCGAGAGCGTCAAAGCCCTAGCTTTTAACAAACAAGTGATCATGCCCAAACTCTCATGCTGTTCTATGGCGAGGATGATTGATAGCCATTACTACGATAGAAGCGTTCATTTATTAAAAGAATACGGCGTTAAAGAGTTTTACCCTATCACTTATATCAATTCTAACGCTGAAGTGAAAGCCAAAGTCGCTAAAGATGGTGGCGTGGTTTGCACGAGCCGCAACGCTTCTAAAATCTTTAATCATGCTTTAAAACAAAATAAAAAAATCTTTTTTCTACCGGATAAATGCTTGGGGGAAAATCTAGCCCTAGAAAATGGCTTAAAAAGCGCGATTTTAGGCGCAAGTAGCAAAGAAGAAATTAAAAACGCTGATGTGGTTTGTTATAACGGCTTTTGTTCGGTGCATCAGCTTTTCAAATTAGAAGACATTGGATTTTACCGCCAAAAATACCCGGATATTTTAATCGCTGTCCATCCAGAATGCGAGCCTAGCGTGGTCCAAAATGCTGATTTTAGCGGATCAACGAGTCAAATCATAGAATTTGTAGAAAAGTTAAGCCCCCATCAAAAAGTCGCCATAGGCACTGAAAGCAATTTAGTCAATCGCTTGAAAGCCAAGCGTAACCATCAAAACACTTTCATTCTTTCTAGCACGCTCGCCCTTTGCCCCACCATGAATGAAACGACTTTAAAAGATTTGTTTGAAGTCTTAAAGGCTTATAAAAACCACAGGGCTTTTAACGCGATTGAATTAAAAGATGAGGTGGCGCGTTTGGCCAAACTCGCTTTAACTAAAATGATGGAGTTATCCTAA
- a CDS encoding bifunctional ADP-dependent NAD(P)H-hydrate dehydratase/NAD(P)H-hydrate epimerase, with translation MLPVYEKVNALDKRALEEFNLSEDILMENAAMALERAVLQNASLGAKVIILCGSGDNGGDGYALARRLAGRFKTLVFEMKPAKSPMCQLQQERAKKVGVVIKAWEEKNGDLECDVLIDCVIGSNFKGELEPFLNFESLSQKARFKIACDIPSGIDSKGRVDKGAFKAHMTVSMGAIKSCLLSDRAKDYIGELEVGYLGVFNQIYGIPTDTFLLEKSDLKLPLRDKKNAHKGDYGHAHILLGKHSGAGLLSALSALSFGSGVVSVQALECEITSSNKPLELVFCENFPNPLSAFALGMGLEGFPKDFDKWLELAPCVLDAGVFYHKEILQALEKEVVLTPHPKEFLSLLKLVGIHISMLELLDNKLEIARDFSQKYPKVVLLLKGANTLIAHQGRVFINILGSVALAKAGSGDVLAGLILSLLSQHYTPLDAAINASLAHAIASLEFKNNYALTPLDLIEKIKRL, from the coding sequence ATGCTTCCAGTGTATGAAAAAGTGAATGCTCTAGACAAAAGGGCGCTTGAAGAATTTAATTTAAGCGAAGACATTTTAATGGAAAACGCCGCTATGGCTTTAGAAAGGGCGGTTTTACAAAACGCTTCTTTAGGCGCTAAAGTCATTATCCTTTGTGGGAGCGGGGATAATGGGGGCGATGGCTATGCGTTAGCCAGGCGTTTAGCGGGGCGTTTTAAAACGCTAGTCTTTGAAATGAAACCAGCCAAAAGCCCCATGTGCCAATTGCAACAAGAAAGGGCTAAAAAAGTAGGGGTAGTCATCAAAGCATGGGAAGAAAAGAATGGAGATTTAGAATGCGATGTGTTAATAGATTGCGTGATAGGGAGTAACTTTAAGGGCGAATTAGAGCCGTTTTTAAACTTTGAAAGCCTTTCTCAAAAAGCGCGCTTTAAGATCGCTTGTGATATTCCTAGCGGAATCGATTCTAAAGGCAGGGTGGATAAGGGAGCGTTTAAAGCGCATATGACTGTCAGCATGGGCGCTATTAAGTCATGCTTATTAAGCGATAGGGCTAAAGACTATATAGGGGAATTGGAAGTAGGGTATTTAGGGGTTTTTAATCAAATTTATGGGATCCCAACAGACACTTTTTTACTGGAAAAAAGCGATTTGAAACTGCCCTTAAGGGATAAAAAAAACGCTCATAAAGGCGATTATGGGCATGCACACATTCTTTTAGGCAAGCATAGCGGGGCTGGATTATTGAGCGCTTTAAGCGCGTTAAGTTTTGGATCTGGGGTGGTGAGCGTCCAAGCGTTAGAATGCGAGATAACTTCCAGTAACAAGCCTTTAGAATTGGTTTTTTGTGAAAATTTCCCTAACCCATTGAGCGCGTTCGCTCTTGGCATGGGGTTAGAGGGTTTCCCAAAGGATTTTGACAAGTGGCTTGAATTAGCCCCATGCGTTTTAGATGCGGGCGTTTTTTACCATAAAGAGATCTTACAAGCTTTAGAAAAAGAAGTCGTTTTAACCCCTCACCCCAAAGAGTTTTTATCGTTATTAAAATTAGTGGGGATCCATATAAGCATGCTAGAATTACTAGACAATAAACTAGAAATCGCAAGGGATTTTTCTCAAAAATACCCCAAGGTGGTTTTGCTTTTAAAAGGGGCTAATACCCTAATCGCTCATCAAGGGCGGGTTTTTATCAACATTTTAGGGAGCGTGGCTTTAGCCAAAGCAGGGAGTGGCGATGTGTTAGCGGGGCTTATTTTAAGCTTGCTTTCTCAACACTACACGCCTTTAGACGCCGCTATTAACGCAAGTTTAGCGCACGCTATAGCGAGTTTAGAATTTAAGAATAATTACGCTTTAACGCCCCTAGATTTGATAGAAAAGATCAAACGATTATAA
- a CDS encoding phosphatidylserine decarboxylase: MMALSNALSRVFGSVAGYEFPSFIQKGINALYVKIFKIDLSEFEPLENYKSLNALFTRSLKKERPFDKAPNACIAPCDALITECAFLDNDSALQIKGMPYKAHELVGEINPLGPSFFYVNFYLSPKDYHHYHAPCDLEILEARCFAGKLLPVNKPSLYKNKNLFVGNERVALVAKDIQGNRLYFVAVGALNVGKMRFNFDKNIQTNAKAHLTQAYSYNPPIKVKKGDNLGNFEMGSTIVLFVQNTAFKDLKEKSVKFGESIGEFHAN, from the coding sequence ATGATGGCTTTAAGCAACGCTCTTTCAAGGGTTTTTGGCTCTGTCGCTGGCTATGAATTCCCTTCTTTTATCCAAAAAGGCATCAACGCCCTTTACGTTAAGATCTTTAAAATTGATTTGAGCGAGTTTGAGCCTTTAGAAAATTATAAGAGTTTGAACGCTCTTTTCACGCGCTCTTTAAAAAAAGAACGCCCCTTTGACAAAGCCCCTAACGCATGCATTGCGCCTTGCGATGCTTTAATCACTGAATGCGCTTTTTTAGACAACGATAGCGCTTTACAAATTAAAGGCATGCCCTATAAAGCGCATGAATTAGTGGGCGAAATCAACCCCTTAGGCCCTTCTTTTTTCTATGTGAATTTTTACCTTTCGCCCAAAGATTACCACCACTACCACGCCCCTTGCGATTTAGAAATTTTAGAGGCTCGTTGCTTTGCGGGGAAACTGCTGCCGGTCAATAAGCCCTCGTTATACAAAAACAAAAATCTGTTTGTGGGCAATGAAAGAGTCGCGCTGGTTGCAAAAGACATTCAAGGCAATAGGCTGTATTTTGTAGCGGTGGGAGCGTTAAATGTGGGTAAAATGCGTTTTAATTTTGATAAGAATATCCAAACTAACGCTAAAGCCCATTTGACGCAAGCCTACTCTTACAACCCTCCAATTAAGGTTAAAAAAGGGGATAATTTAGGGAATTTTGAAATGGGCTCTACGATCGTTTTGTTCGTTCAAAACACCGCTTTTAAAGATTTGAAAGAAAAAAGCGTGAAGTTTGGGGAAAGTATAGGGGAATTTCATGCCAACTGA